TCACATCGGCATTTTGAATTGTTCCTAACCTGTGGGTAATGAAAAATACTGTCCTTCCCTTAAATACTTGAGCTAAATTCAAGCACACCTGACGTTCAGTAGCATAGTCGAGTGCGCTGGTAGCTTCATCCAGAATCAACAGTGGTGGGTTTTGTAATACAGTCCGAGCGATCGCAATTCGTTGTCTTTGTCCCCCGATAAGGCTGAACCCCTCTCTCCAACACGGGTTTCGTAGCCATTGGGCAAATTCATAATAAAATCGTGGGCACAGGCAATCTTAGCAGCCTCCACAATCTCGGATGGTGTGGCATCAGGCATGGTCAAAGCAATATTTTCTTGTACCGTGGTATCGAATAACAGAGTGTCTTGTAACACCATGCCAATTTGTTGACGCAGGGAGTAGAGTTCTACCTTATTAATGTCATAGCCATCAATTTTGATTCGACCGGAGTCTAGTTCGTAGAGGCGGGGCAAAAGTTTGGTTAATGTACTTTTACCAGCACCACTTTGACCCACAACTCCAACAAACATACCAGCTTCGATATGAAGATGAACGTTGTTAAGTTGGGAGTTAGGACTTTTGGCGAAGCTAAAAGTAACACTTTCATATTGAACTGCACCAACAATAGCTGGCATCGGGATATTATTACGTCCAGCAATTTCTGTTTCTTGAGGAGTATCGAGAATATCGGCGAGGCGTTCTAGAGATAAAGCTGTTTCTTGGAAATTTTGCCACAGTTGAATTAACCTTAACAAAGGACTTGTGACATAACCTGCGATAATGCGGAAAGCAATTAACTGTCCCAAAGTCAGTTTCTGCTGCAATACTAAATATGCACCTACCCAAAGTAGAAGTAAGCTGGAAAGTTTATTCAAAAAGTTAGATAAAGAACTAGCAGTATTAGAAGTCAGAACGTTTTCAAAGCTAGCACTAATATATTTCCCATAACGAGATTGCCATTGCCAACGAGAATTGAGTTCGATATTTTGGGCTTTGACTGTTTGAATACCAGAAACCACTTCAACTAAATACGATTGAGTTTCGGCATTGCGTTCGGCTTTAGTTCTAGTTTGGCTGCGAATAATAGGTGCAAATATAAAGGTTAATAAAGCAAAGAGTGGTACTGTTGCCAGTGCTACTATAGTTAACAGCCAGCTATAAAAAATCATTACTACAATATAAATAACAGAGAAGATAGCATCTAAAACAACAGTTAATGCTGTACCAGTGAGGAAAGAGCGAATGTTTTCTAATTCGTTGATCCGGCTGGATATTTCCCCAACAGGGCGCTTCTCAAAATAACGTAGTGGTAAGCGTAATAGGTGGTCGATTACTTCCGAACCCAAACTTAAATCGATCCGATTGGTGGTATCTACAAACAAGTTGGTACGTAGCCAAGTAATAATTCCCTCGACTACAGCCATTGCTATGAGCAGGAAGCCCAGAACGTTGAGAGTATTAATTCCGTTTTGAATGATAACTTTATCAATAATTACTTGGGTAATTAAGGGATTTGCTAGCCCCAATAGTTGTACAAATAATGAAGCAATAAATACTTCAATTAAAACAGTACGATGCTTTTTGATGGCGGGGAGAAACCAGGATAAACCAAATCGCTTTTGAGGAGTTTCTTTAGTGGGTTGCAGCAGAAGTACTTGCCCCTCTTCCCCCCAAGTTTCAGCAAAATCGGCTGGCTTTTTACGGACAATGCCTTGTTCTGGAATGCCAAGAACTAGTTCTTTTTCAGTGGCTTTGTAAAGAATTGCATAACTATCTTGCCAAGGAATCAAAACTGGTGTGGGTAGTTTAGAGATAGCGACGCCGGGAACATTCACCAGTTGTGAGGTTAATCCCATCAATTCTGCCAAAGCACCACATAATTGAATGGAAATGCTGCCCGTACGCTGTTTATTACTAACTAACGCACGGCGCAAGACATCGCGGCGAAACGGCATTCTTAAGTGTTGCGCTAGCATTTGGAAACAAGCAAGAGTTCCATCTACAGGGCCACGACCCGATATGTACGGGTATTTGATTTGCGATCGCTCAATTTCTTCTAGTTCTTCTGGGCGCTCTGGAGCGAATGGGGCGTTTGCCCAAATTCCAGTATCTGACAATGAGGCGATCTTAACGTCAGATTCAGTCATCGGGAGTGTCGGATCAATAAAACCAACTAAGCGAACTTCTCCAGTAATGTTAGCTCGATCTGAGCCAATATTTAGGCAAGATCCCACAGCATAGTTCGACCCTTTACTGCTAACTAACCACAGTAAATTAGGGTCTAATTGCTGAAGTGGTGTTGTGCCTGGAGGCAAGTTAAGGATAGTAGACTGTTTTGTTAAAGCAGTAGCGAGTTCTTTAAGATTGTCTGGAATCTTACCTCGACGTTCTAGTTCTGCACCCAACAGGTCAAAAACTTCAACTAAGCTGCAATAGTTACGAAAGGCGTTGGCAATGATAGGTTCAAGTTCTAGTAAACTTAAGAAATCCGAGGCTTTGAGGGTTAGGCAAAGAGTTTCAACAGAGGCGATCGCAGTTTCACAGGGTACACCACGCAGCAAACTTGTCCAACCGATGATTGATCCTGGTTTTAGTAGTTGCAGGGTATCAGGGGCAGAAGCACCTGGGGCATATCCTAATAAGCGGGCTTGCCCCTGGTACAGAATGGCTACTCTAGCTGGGAGGGTTTCTCTAACCAAAATTGCTTGCCCCATACGATAACGCAAAGGTTCAAGTTTTGCTGCAATCCGCTCAACACTGGTTATAGAAAGCTGATTAAATGGGTAGATGCTGGCAAGGAATTCTTGAATTGTGGTAGTGCTTTCTATCATCTTGTTACCAGGGCTAGGGAACTAGGAGTGTGGGAGTGAGGGAGTGTAGGAGGGTGGGAAATTTCACATTCCCTTACTCCCTCTCTGCCGGACTCCTCTTCATGTATGGTCAATTGCGCTTTGCTGATTTCTTCGGCTAACCAAGTCTCAAATAAATGATTCAGAAGTGTGGAGCGCATGGCATCATCTAATTGAGCCGGAATTAGTTTTTCTAATCGCACAATCACAAACCACTCATCCAATTTCATCGGCGGCCATAGCTGTCCTGGCTGAGAAATAGCTAGCTTTTGGGCGATCGCACTGTGAGGTTGAGTCATTGGCACAGGCCCTAGCATCCCTTGAGTTTGAGCTTCAGCACCTTGTGAATACACGCTTGCACATTCAGCAAAGGTTTGTTCTCCTGCCTTGATGCGGAAGTATAATTCTTGGGCAATTTCAGCATCTTTTGTGCGAATTAGGGAATAAATTACTTTGTCTAGCTGAGACTTACATTGCAAAAAATAAGATTCTAGCTTTGTTCCCCAAGTAGCTTGCTTTAATTTTTCAATTTTCAGTTCTCGCATGGCAACAGCTTCTAGTTGCTCAAGGCTCATGCTGTAATGTTCTAAGGCTTTTGCCCTTGCTTGTGGTGTTGTCAGTTGATTGTTTTGGTAGAATTGCTCAATAACACACTCTTTTTCTGATGGAGTGAGTTCAAATGGAGCGATCGCTGTTTCAATCACCAATAAACGACACAATTGCGGCAGCATTTGGAAACCAGCCAGCAGATGCGGGATTTTTGCTTCAGTAATTATCTGGTTGCCAATTAAGAGGTGAGCCATAGGGTGCAAGTCACAGCCAGGATAGGAGAATGTTGTTATACTTTCTCCCTTGGATCATGTATCACAGGTTCTATTTATGACAATGATAGGTACACTTATATTGGACAAAAGGATAGCTGCTGAATACTTAGATATACTGAGTTCAAGAAGGTAGAAGGCAGTTCAAGAGTGAGGGCAGATCGTATCTCTAGCTATTTACCTTGACTTTTGGGTACATTCACTTCTGTAGTAGAGTAAGTAACATTACCAGCGCTATCGATAGCACTATAAGTCAGGGTATAAATACGCCCATTGCCATTGCCAGAACGTTCTGCCCTCAGGAAAATCCGTCCATCTGAGCGAATTTCAATATCACCAGCACTATCGCCATCACCCAAACCATTGTCGGGTTCGTTACTGGTTATCGATACTAATTTGACAGTGGGGTTAGCATCGAAATCATCGCTAACTTTGATATTGACCTTGACTTCAACCATCTTGTGGTTAGGTGGCCATAGTTCACCAGGTACACTAGTAACGGCCAGTGTAGGCGAAGAATCATCATCAATGATCGTGCCAATTGCTTGGGCGTCAACAATATTGGCGTTGATTGCTTGAGAGAGGTTAACAAAGAAATTCTCGTTTTGTTCGTCCAATCTGTCGCCAATTATCTGTACTGATACTGTTTTAGTAGTTTCTCCAGGGGCGAAGGTAATTGTCCCGCTTGTTGCTGTATAGTCACTTCCAGCTATTGCTGTACCGTTGGCTGTGTCATATTTGACGCTAATTGCTTTTTGGGAAGCTGTATTGAGGCTAACAGTAAAATTGAGTATTTGTGTTCCGTTATGTCCTTCTGTAATTGTTCTGTCGCCGATGCTCATAACTGGCGGTGCGTCGTTGTCGATGATCGTAGTTACAGCTTGGTTGTTGGTAATAGTTGCGTTGCTAGCATTGCTAAGGTTGAGGAAGAAGTTTTCATCAAATTCATCTATGGTGTCACCCAGAACTTGAACGGTAATTGTTTTGCTTGTTTCGCCAGAGGCAAAGGAAAGGATGCCACTCGTTGCGATATAATCCTTACCCGCATTTGCTGTGCCATCTGCTGTGGCGTATTTGACGCTGATGGGTTTACCACTGGGTGCGTCGAGGCTGATAGTGTAGGTGAGTGCGAGCGCGCCGTTATCTGTTTCGGTAATTGTTCTGTCGCCAATCGTTATACTTGGCGGTGCGTCGTTATCAAGGATGGTGGTTACGGCTTGGTTCTTGGTAATTGTGGCGTTTGTGGCATCGCTCAAGTTGAGGAAGAAGGTTTCGTCGAATTCATTGATCGCATCTCCTAAAACTTGTACTGTAATGGTTTTGGTGGTTTCACCGGGAGCAAAGGAAACTATTCCGTTGGTGGCAGTGTAGTCAGTTCCCGCAGTTGCCGTACCGTCGGCTGTTGTGTAATTAACACTAACGGGTTTGCCGCTTGGGGTGTTGAGGTTGATAGTGTAGGTGACGTTGAGTGTACCGTTGTCGCCTTCGGTAATTGTTCTGTCGCCTATCGTCAGGGTTGGGGCTGCGTCACCATCGAGGATGGTGGCTGTGGCTTGGTTGGTAAGAATTGTGGCGTTGGTGGCATCGCTGAGGTTAACGAAGAAGGTTTCATCAAATTCGTCCAGGGTGTCGCCAATTAGTTGGATGGTAATGGTTTTACTGATTTCTCCAGAGGCGAAGCTAATTGTACCGTTGGCAGCTGTGTAATCACTGCTATTCGTTGCTGTACCGTCGGTGGTGGAGTAGTTAGCAGTGATGGTTCTTCGGCTGGCTTCGCTCAAGTTGGCGGTAAAGACGGCGTACTTATTACCGCTGTCACCTTCGATAATTGAGATATCGCTGACGGACATTGTGGGTGGTTTCTTCACCGTGACAGTCATGATATCGTTGGTAACTGCGCCCGAATTATCGGTGATGGTGAGGGTGACGGTGTATTCGCCCGGAAGGGTGTAGATATGGTTGGGGTTGAGAACGCCAGTTACGGTGTTACCATCACCGAAGTTCCACTCGATTGTGTGGGTATCTAATATACCTGGATCGTGAAATTGTCCGTCGAAGATGACGGGTTCGTTTTGGTACATGGTTTGGTCTGTACCTGCGTTGACGGTAGCAGCGACGTTGTTGACTTTTGTCAGTAGGGTTTGGGATGTAGAAGCGCCGTCAGAGTCGCTGACTGTGAGGGTGACGGTGTAAATTCCATTGTCACCGAAGGTGTGGCTAACATCAAATCCTTGTACGGGGGCAGAACCATCGCCAAAGTTCCAGGTGTAGGTGAGGGTATCATTCCCAGGGTCGATGGCTGTGGCGGTGAAGTTGGCTGGTGTGCCTTCTGCTACTGCTGTTGTACCTGTGAGTTGAGTGATAGTTGGTGCTACGTTGTTGACGATGACAGTTAAGGTGTCGCTACTTACACCTCCGTCTTTATCGGTAATCGTCAGTTTAGCCGTATAAGTGCCGTTGTTGGCATAAATGTGAGTGGGACTGAGTGTGTTATTTACGGTATTACTATCACCAAAGTCCCAAGTATAAGTGTGGGTGTCAAGAATGCCGGGGTCAATGAAATTGCCGTTGAAGGTAACAGATTGTCCTTCGTTTATGCTTTGGTCTGCGCCTGCATTAACTTTTGGTGCGGCGTTGTTGACTGTGATTTCTAAAGACTGGAAGCTATTTACGCTTTGGCTATCTACTACGGTAAGGGTGGCGATGTATGTGCCGTTGTCGGCGTAGGCGTGGGTAACATTTTGACCTTCTAGTAGCTGGGAACCGTCGCCGAAGTTCCAGAGGTAGGTAAGTTTATCACCTGGATCAATTGCTGTGGCACTAAAGTTGGCTATTGTGCCTTCGGTTGTGGTGGTGTCGCCTGTAATTACCGTAATAATTGGGGCAATATTGTTGACTGTGACGTTGACAGTGGCGGTGTTGGATGTTAAGCCGTCTGTGTCGGTGATGGTATAGGTGAAGGTGTCTGTGCCGACAAAGGTGGGGTTGGGGGTGTAAGTAACTGTACCATCAAGGTTGAGTGCGATCGCACCGTTGCTAGGATTGGTTTTGATGGTTAGGGTTGTGGGGTTGATGCTGCTGTCTGCGTCAGTATCGTTGCTGAGGAGGTTGATTGTGACTGGTTGCGTTTGGTTGGTGGTGGCGCGATCGTTGTTGGCGACTGGTGCTATAAAGTTGTTGTCTAGCAGCATTACATTGTCGAGGACGACTTTAGCATCTCTGGCACCGAAGCCAAGGAGGTCGAAGTAGAGAGTGGCGGCGGTTCCTGCTTGAATACCTGTGAGGTCTATTTTAAAGGTGAGGGGTTGGTTGAGGGTGAGGGTGCTGTTGGGGGTGGTGTTGATTAGGGTGACTTTGTTGCTGGTGTAGTATGTCCCGTCATTTTGGATGTTGAGTAGGGAGTCGGTTTGGGTGAGTCCGGTGACTGTGTTGAGTAGGGATTGTTTGGTGTTGGCGTTGAGTAATGCTACCTCAAATGCGTCACCTGGGGCTGTTGAAGTGTTTGCTCCCAAGGTGGTGTTTTTCAGGGTGAATTGTAGGTATTTTGCTCCTTCTGGGATGATGAAGGATTGGGAGAAATTGCTCAGTAAGGGTGAGTCTTCGGTGAGGACGGCTTCAGAATTAAGGATGGTGGCTGCACCGCGAGTTGTCCAACCGTATTCGGGTTTGGTGGTGTCGGTTTCGTTGAAGTTGCCGTTGGTGATGTCTGCAAGGAGTATTGCGGTTAGCTGTGCTGTTAGTTGTGTTGCACTGTTTGACGCAACCGTAATATTGCGGATGGCGTTGAGCATTGGCAGGTTGAGCCATGATGGTAGCTTACGTACACCTGGGGCGAGGGTGTTGTTCATCAGGTCGTAGGGGTGTACTTTGGAGTCAAGGTGGCTACCATCTGGAGTGAGGGTAGCAGCGAAGTTGTCGCCTATGAAGGTTTTTGTGCCGTTGATGGTTTGGATGTAGTGATCAAAGCCTGGATTGCCGTTGATTATACCTAGTAGGTGTCCGGTTTCGTGGAGGATGGTGGTGAGAAGGTCGTATTTACCGAATGCGTCGCCTGTGGTGGCGCGGTAGGCTGTGTCAGTAAGAATGGTGGTGAATTCGCTGTTGTCGAAGGGGGTGGGGTCGATGAACCAGCCGATACCGTTGGCGTCGTCGTCGATGAGGATGGTGCCACCGTTGGGGCGACCGAGGGAGTCGTAGTTGGTGATTTGGGCTTCGGCTAGTTGTCCTGTGGGGAGGTCGGTAATTTGGAGGGTTAATGTTACTTCTGTGGCCGGGTTCCAGTAGAAGGCTAGAGTAGACTGAAGTTGAGATAAATAATTGGAGGTTTGATTGTGACTTGGATTAGGACTGATGATCTGTTGGCTCGATACAACGCTGGAGAGCGTAACTTTGCTGGGATTTTTTTGGAGGGTAGTGAAATGACTGGAGTTGATTTGAGTGGAATCGATCTGAGTGATTCCGATTTGGGGGAAATTTACATGGAACATGTTAACTTCGCTGGGGCTAATTTCCGTAGCAGTCGCATTGGTCAAGCTGGCTTGATCCGGTGCATCCTCAGAGATGCTGACTTGACCAGGGCTAATATGGGTTTTGCTCATTTGTCCAAATCTGATTTGACTAATGCCAAGCTTGTTGATGCCTATCTCTCCGGTGCTGACATGGTTGAGACTAACTTGACCGGATCTGACTTGACCAGAGCCGACTTGGAAGGTGCCAACATGAAGCGGAGTATCTATTACAACACCATTATGCCAGACGGCAGCATCCGCACCACTAATACCTAAATAAGGAGAATAAGTCTCTGGTTCAGCCAGTAAAAACGCAGTCTGAGGAGGGTTTGGGAAGGTAGGAACATTTCTTCGATTAGTTTTTAGGGCTGTTTGAATATCTTGAGGAAGATGAGAAAAGAAATTGTACTGAATACTTCGCGCTTGATTAGTGGGGTCGTTATTCAAAATTTCCTCTAATTGGGCAACTGTTAAAATAGTCATCCCCCCATTTGATGGATCTGCATTCCAGGGTATCCAAGTAGGGCTTCCACCAGCAGGATTCAGTGTTGGAAGGACGTTTCCTGTATAAACAGCAAAAGCAGTTGCGTTATCAGGTGTGATATCTTGAATTTCTAGTCCAGGTCTATCTAAAATAAGAAGAACTTTCCAAAGGTCGGATGGAACCTGGATAGCATAAGCAGAGTCTGTAGATATTGCTAATATATTGATGTTTGCTTTGTCAGTAAGGGGGTCTTTTTCTCCTACTCCACCAGCTATTACATATACTTCTCTTCCCCTGTCTTTAACAAGCTTTCTGGTAAAATCTTCTAGTCCTGCCCAGTAAGGAGCGTTATGTTTTTCATGTTGAGGAAGAATATTAGTAGTAGCAAAAGTTGCTATTGCATCTTTAATATGTCTATTTCGGTCTGCATTAGGTGCTAAATGACCTGGAGCTAATTTATAAGGCTCGTTATCATCTGGATTAATATTACCAGGAACAATGTCAGCTTCTGAGCCATAATAATCATTATGTTTTGCAGAGGTTAGACCCAAGGCAATTATATCTGGATCTCTGAAAAAGTAATCTGTGCCAGGACGACCTGTACCAAGCCAACTTTCATTAACTTGCCAACTAGACCAGTTAGGAATATTACTATCACCACTGTATGATGACGCATATTGTGGCTTTTCTAATAAGTAGTTATTGTAATATTCATTTGGTACCGGATTTCCAGTTGTTCTTGCTTCAGTTGGATTACCAAAAAGTAAATGTTGGCTCTTGAAGAAAATATCATCAAGATAAACTGAACCCCCACCAACAACTTCAAATTTGAGATTTGCTACTTTGCCACGTAATTCATTGGGAATATTAATACTAAAAGTTTCAAAACCTTTAGTTCCATAACCAATTCTTTGAGTGTCCGCCAAGTAGGAATGATCTGTTTTTCTTGTTATATTTGCTGCCGCTTCTAAGTTAACAAAGGACGAAACTTCAGTCGTGCTTCCATCTGCTGCTTGCAAAGTAACTAATACTTGGCCACCAGAACCTAGTATTGTTGTTGATGGTACATACAAATTAAAGCGTAATACACCCCAATCAGGAATAACAAATCTGTTATGAACAATACTTTGACCAGAGCTTAATTCTAAAGCATAATTATCTGAATAATTAGCCAAGTTCTCTACACCAATTTTTGTCCATTTTTTCAGAGCCGCTTGTGATGTAATTTGATTAGCCCCACCGTCGCTACCATACAACGACCAGCCAGAGATAGATTGTAGATCGCCAGCATTAAAAGCGATCGCATCAAAATTACCATTAAACAGTGTCGGTACTGCAAAGTCACCGCGCATCTGAGCTTGAGCAGTATTATCGTAATTTACAGCAACGCGATTATTCTTCAGATATTGTTCAAAATCGCCAAGCTGTTCTTTGCTCTTTTTAACCCCATCCACATCATACAAACGCAGTTGGGAACCGCCACCAAGAGCCGAATAGAACCAGCCAGTACCAATACCCTCCCAAGAAGCATTACCAGCGCCATGCTCAAAATTAGCTTTAGTATGCTCAGGAGTATACCAAGGAATATCGCTGCTAGTAGCTTGTTTTTTCTGAGCTATATCCAAATCCCCTTGACGACGGAAAACATCATCTCCATTAGAAGCTGGTAATTTACTTTCATTAAGGTCAGCAGTTCCTGCATACCAAGTTAAAGCACGTTGATGCACACTGCCATTTTTATCTTGATCAAATCCAGCCCAGTCAGAAAAATTAAGGTTAAAATCAGCATTTGAACGGTAAGTCAAAGATGTATTTGGAATTGTGATGACATCTTGAATTTTCCGACCAGCCAATGTTTGAGAACCACTAGTTTCTTGATAATAATTATCCGCATAAGTTACATTCTGCCAAACCATAATTTCCGGATCATATATATTTCCAAATAATCCGGTTCCAGATAACGAGTTACTATCAAAATCATGTGGGTCAATAGTTGTCATTTGCAAGTCGCGGTTTTCCTGACTGATACCGCCTGCATTGGGAAAGAAACTACCCAAGCGTTGAATAATTTCACTATTAACTACCGCACCTTGTCCAAAACCAATAAAGTGGAGTCGAGAGTCAAAAATAGCTCCTTGCTTATCATCCCCTAATGCATTAGGATTTTTTTGGTCTAACTGCACTAATGATGCAAATAGCGCATCTGCCGAAGCTTCAGCAAAACCAGCATTATAAAGTTTAGTTTGGTCGCCAGCAGCTTCTATCCAATCTGCTAATAATACTAACGGTTGACCTTTTTGTAACGACTTACCAGCAAATTGCTTCCAATCACCCGTTTTAGCATCATATTTCAATACAGAACCATCTTCTCCAGCAATGTGTTTAGCCATTGCCTCTAATTGGTTATCAACTTTATATTGGAAAACTGGTTCTATTCCGCGAGTTAATATCGTGATATTCGTAAATGTTTCGTTATTTGCAGCTTTTGGTAATGGCGTTTCAAACTTACCATTTTCAACAACGTATTTTTTGCCTTTATTAGTAACCGCTTCCACAGCCCAGTAATAGGTCTGATTCGCAGTTAATGTTAATTTTTCTGGAAGTATAAATTCATCATTGCTGCCAATTTTACTTCCACCGTTCCAAGTCCAAACCCCTTGTTGATTTGAAGGTGCTACAACGCTCTTAGTCCAATTAGCAGTCAATATGCGATTAGGGTTGTAGTCATCTGTTTGGGGCAGACCGTTTAATTCTCTCCACTTGTCCTTCGGCAACAATCCTTGACCCTTAGGAAATACACTGACATAGAGATTAACTTCTTTAACTTCTTCTTCTTTTGTCGGGTTGTAACATATATCTAATACGTCATTTGTTATTCCTGCAAAATTCCATTGGAATGTAGGTGTTAATGTCTCTTCGTTAATAAC
This genomic interval from Nostoc flagelliforme CCNUN1 contains the following:
- a CDS encoding pentapeptide repeat-containing protein, whose protein sequence is MTGVDLSGIDLSDSDLGEIYMEHVNFAGANFRSSRIGQAGLIRCILRDADLTRANMGFAHLSKSDLTNAKLVDAYLSGADMVETNLTGSDLTRADLEGANMKRSIYYNTIMPDGSIRTTNT
- a CDS encoding PKD domain-containing protein, whose product is MFHVNFPQIGITQIDSTQINSSHFTTLQKNPSKVTLSSVVSSQQIISPNPSHNQTSNYLSQLQSTLAFYWNPATEVTLTLQITDLPTGQLAEAQITNYDSLGRPNGGTILIDDDANGIGWFIDPTPFDNSEFTTILTDTAYRATTGDAFGKYDLLTTILHETGHLLGIINGNPGFDHYIQTINGTKTFIGDNFAATLTPDGSHLDSKVHPYDLMNNTLAPGVRKLPSWLNLPMLNAIRNITVASNSATQLTAQLTAILLADITNGNFNETDTTKPEYGWTTRGAATILNSEAVLTEDSPLLSNFSQSFIIPEGAKYLQFTLKNTTLGANTSTAPGDAFEVALLNANTKQSLLNTVTGLTQTDSLLNIQNDGTYYTSNKVTLINTTPNSTLTLNQPLTFKIDLTGIQAGTAATLYFDLLGFGARDAKVVLDNVMLLDNNFIAPVANNDRATTNQTQPVTINLLSNDTDADSSINPTTLTIKTNPSNGAIALNLDGTVTYTPNPTFVGTDTFTYTITDTDGLTSNTATVNVTVNNIAPIITVITGDTTTTEGTIANFSATAIDPGDKLTYLWNFGDGSQLLEGQNVTHAYADNGTYIATLTVVDSQSVNSFQSLEITVNNAAPKVNAGADQSINEGQSVTFNGNFIDPGILDTHTYTWDFGDSNTVNNTLSPTHIYANNGTYTAKLTITDKDGGVSSDTLTVIVNNVAPTITQLTGTTAVAEGTPANFTATAIDPGNDTLTYTWNFGDGSAPVQGFDVSHTFGDNGIYTVTLTVSDSDGASTSQTLLTKVNNVAATVNAGTDQTMYQNEPVIFDGQFHDPGILDTHTIEWNFGDGNTVTGVLNPNHIYTLPGEYTVTLTITDNSGAVTNDIMTVTVKKPPTMSVSDISIIEGDSGNKYAVFTANLSEASRRTITANYSTTDGTATNSSDYTAANGTISFASGEISKTITIQLIGDTLDEFDETFFVNLSDATNATILTNQATATILDGDAAPTLTIGDRTITEGDNGTLNVTYTINLNTPSGKPVSVNYTTADGTATAGTDYTATNGIVSFAPGETTKTITVQVLGDAINEFDETFFLNLSDATNATITKNQAVTTILDNDAPPSITIGDRTITETDNGALALTYTISLDAPSGKPISVKYATADGTANAGKDYIATSGILSFASGETSKTITVQVLGDTIDEFDENFFLNLSNASNATITNNQAVTTIIDNDAPPVMSIGDRTITEGHNGTQILNFTVSLNTASQKAISVKYDTANGTAIAGSDYTATSGTITFAPGETTKTVSVQIIGDRLDEQNENFFVNLSQAINANIVDAQAIGTIIDDDSSPTLAVTSVPGELWPPNHKMVEVKVNIKVSDDFDANPTVKLVSITSNEPDNGLGDGDSAGDIEIRSDGRIFLRAERSGNGNGRIYTLTYSAIDSAGNVTYSTTEVNVPKSQGK
- a CDS encoding peptidylprolyl isomerase; the protein is MAHLLIGNQIITEAKIPHLLAGFQMLPQLCRLLVIETAIAPFELTPSEKECVIEQFYQNNQLTTPQARAKALEHYSMSLEQLEAVAMRELKIEKLKQATWGTKLESYFLQCKSQLDKVIYSLIRTKDAEIAQELYFRIKAGEQTFAECASVYSQGAEAQTQGMLGPVPMTQPHSAIAQKLAISQPGQLWPPMKLDEWFVIVRLEKLIPAQLDDAMRSTLLNHLFETWLAEEISKAQLTIHEEESGREGVRECEISHPPTLPHSHTPSSLALVTR